One window of bacterium genomic DNA carries:
- a CDS encoding nucleotidyltransferase domain-containing protein: MSKSLVDILKKRAEEKEKYFKNYLFYCKKIKEEAEKILGKVEVIVFGSVVKNEYTPLSDIDVLIISDNLPNSYEERIKIKTEIKSKIDSFSPFQIHLSNYKEYNNWYKKFIKNDFMKI, encoded by the coding sequence ATGAGTAAAAGTTTAGTAGATATATTAAAAAAAAGGGCAGAGGAGAAGGAGAAGTATTTTAAAAATTATCTTTTTTATTGCAAAAAAATAAAAGAAGAGGCAGAAAAAATATTAGGGAAAGTAGAGGTAATTGTTTTTGGTTCTGTTGTAAAAAATGAATATACTCCTTTAAGCGATATAGATGTTTTAATTATTTCAGATAATTTGCCTAATTCATACGAAGAGAGGATAAAAATTAAAACTGAAATAAAATCAAAAATTGACTCTTTCTCTCCTTTTCAAATCCATCTTTCAAACTATAAGGAATATAATAACTGGTATAAAAAATTCATTAAAAACGACTTTATGAAGATTTAG
- a CDS encoding HEPN domain-containing protein, translating into MAKEINFLKERSKEFWNEGVRLYKEGKYNLSVFNIEQAIQLWIKYLIGIKITDWPKTHYFSELIKSLSDVYEKKGIIEYYKKNEIFFNNLEDAYFTTRYFPKNFSKNIANQFIENAKKFILFTENLTGEKFFNE; encoded by the coding sequence ATGGCAAAAGAAATAAATTTTTTAAAAGAAAGAAGCAAAGAGTTTTGGAATGAGGGAGTTCGTCTTTATAAAGAAGGCAAATATAATCTTTCTGTTTTCAATATAGAACAGGCAATTCAATTATGGATAAAGTATTTGATAGGAATTAAAATTACTGATTGGCCTAAAACACACTATTTTTCTGAATTAATAAAAAGTTTGTCGGATGTTTATGAGAAAAAAGGGATAATTGAATATTATAAAAAGAATGAGATATTTTTTAATAACCTTGAAGATGCTTATTTTACAACAAGATATTTCCCAAAAAATTTTTCAAAAAATATTGCAAATCAATTTATAGAAAACGCAAAGAAATTTATATTGTTTACTGAAAATTTAACAGGGGAGAAATTTTTTAATGAGTAA
- a CDS encoding SDR family NAD(P)-dependent oxidoreductase, whose product MKKVLVTGGAGFIGSHLVDELVKKGYEVTVYDSLDPQVHPDGIPDYINLNARYIFEDIRKKQELKKIIKEIDYIFHFAAKVGVGQSQYQIEKYVDVNIKGTANLLDILVNTKNNVKKLIVASSMSIYGEGLYKCEKCGNVKPNLRDFKDEKINDWEPKCPYCKEKITPLPTPETLPLISNSIYAISKKEQEEMSLLIGKTYGIPVVSLRFFNVYGPRQTLSNPYTGVCAIFLSRIKNNNPPVIYEDGLQTRDFIWVGDVVNACILSMEKNEANYQIFNVGSGKPVSILEMAELLIKLLGKDLKPEITYKFRKGDVRHCYADISKIKNKIGFEPQTTLEEGMKKLIEWAKETEAEDKFEKAQEELRKKGLV is encoded by the coding sequence ATGAAAAAAGTTCTTGTTACAGGTGGTGCAGGATTTATTGGAAGTCATCTTGTTGACGAACTTGTAAAAAAAGGATATGAGGTTACTGTTTACGACAGTTTAGACCCACAGGTTCATCCTGATGGTATACCTGATTATATAAATTTAAATGCAAGGTATATTTTTGAAGATATAAGAAAAAAACAGGAATTGAAAAAGATAATAAAGGAAATTGATTATATTTTTCATTTTGCCGCAAAGGTTGGTGTGGGGCAATCTCAGTATCAGATAGAAAAATATGTTGATGTAAATATAAAAGGTACAGCGAATTTACTGGATATCCTTGTAAATACAAAAAATAATGTAAAAAAACTTATTGTTGCTTCTTCAATGAGTATTTATGGAGAAGGACTTTATAAATGTGAAAAATGTGGAAATGTAAAACCAAATTTAAGAGATTTTAAAGACGAAAAAATAAATGACTGGGAACCAAAATGTCCTTACTGTAAAGAAAAAATAACACCCTTACCTACTCCTGAGACATTACCCCTTATAAGTAACTCAATTTATGCCATAAGTAAAAAAGAACAGGAAGAAATGTCTCTTCTGATTGGAAAAACATACGGAATTCCTGTTGTTTCTTTAAGATTTTTCAATGTTTATGGACCGAGACAAACACTTTCAAATCCTTATACCGGTGTCTGTGCAATTTTTTTAAGCAGAATAAAGAATAATAATCCTCCTGTTATTTATGAAGATGGATTACAGACAAGAGATTTTATCTGGGTTGGAGATGTTGTTAATGCCTGTATTTTATCAATGGAAAAAAATGAAGCAAATTACCAAATTTTTAATGTTGGAAGTGGAAAACCTGTTTCTATACTTGAAATGGCAGAACTTTTAATAAAACTACTCGGTAAGGATTTAAAACCAGAGATAACTTATAAATTCAGAAAAGGAGATGTAAGACACTGTTATGCTGATATAAGTAAAATAAAAAATAAGATTGGATTTGAACCACAGACCACACTTGAAGAAGGGATGAAAAAACTGATTGAATGGGCAAAAGAAACAGAGGCAGAGGATAAGTTTGAAAAGGCACAAGAAGAATTGAGAAAGAAAGGGCTTGTTTAA
- a CDS encoding glycosyltransferase family 2 protein, which yields MDLFLSIIIPARNEEENIKETIESIIPNINIEETEIIVVNDHSEDRTENIVSQLCKKYNFLKIVRNEKEPGFANTLKTGFENAKGEFVLPVMADLCDQPETIKKMVKKAKEGFDLICGSRYSKKGKKIGGPKIQSLFSRFVGVSLYYLIGIPTKDCPNAFKMYRRTILNSLNLKSKGFSISMEACLKFFFSGYKICEVPTIWYGRKKGKSKFKLSKTLPYVKLYFWAILKKWKFL from the coding sequence ATGGATTTATTTTTGAGTATAATTATTCCAGCAAGAAATGAAGAAGAAAATATAAAAGAAACAATAGAAAGCATAATCCCTAATATAAATATAGAAGAAACTGAAATAATTGTAGTAAACGACCACTCAGAAGATAGAACTGAAAATATTGTTTCCCAACTCTGTAAAAAATATAATTTTTTAAAAATTGTAAGAAACGAGAAAGAACCTGGATTTGCAAACACTTTAAAAACTGGCTTTGAAAATGCAAAAGGAGAATTTGTTTTACCTGTTATGGCTGATTTATGTGACCAGCCAGAAACGATAAAAAAAATGGTTAAAAAAGCAAAGGAAGGATTTGACCTGATATGCGGTTCAAGATATTCCAAAAAAGGCAAAAAAATAGGAGGTCCAAAAATTCAGAGTTTATTTTCAAGATTTGTAGGAGTAAGTTTATATTACCTGATAGGGATACCAACAAAGGACTGCCCAAATGCTTTTAAGATGTACAGAAGGACTATTTTGAATTCTTTGAATTTAAAATCAAAGGGTTTTTCAATATCTATGGAGGCATGTTTAAAGTTTTTCTTTTCAGGATATAAAATCTGCGAAGTTCCAACTATATGGTATGGAAGGAAAAAAGGAAAATCAAAATTTAAATTATCAAAAACATTACCTTATGTAAAACTCTATTTCTGGGCAATACTGAAAAAATGGAAATTTCTGTAA
- a CDS encoding glycosyltransferase family 2 protein, which produces MEISVIIPAYNEEKRILETLEKIYEYLKNKNYAFEIIVVDDGSKDKTVNVVLNFADGKKEVKILKHEKNMGKGAAVKTGVLSASGDLVLFTDADLSTPIEEIEKLKKSIEIGYDISIGSRGLKESKIIIPQPWHRRIIGKIFPLLVRILVINDFKDTQCGFKLFKKGVAKKIFEELKTDGFAFDVEVLAKGKKYGYKIDEVPVVWYNSPRSSVKIFKDSFRMFISLLKIKKIINEN; this is translated from the coding sequence ATGGAAATTTCTGTAATAATACCTGCTTATAATGAAGAGAAAAGGATATTGGAAACTCTTGAAAAAATTTATGAATACTTAAAAAATAAAAATTATGCTTTTGAAATAATTGTAGTAGATGATGGAAGTAAAGATAAAACAGTAAATGTTGTATTAAATTTTGCTGATGGGAAAAAAGAAGTTAAAATTTTAAAGCATGAAAAAAATATGGGAAAGGGTGCCGCAGTTAAAACTGGAGTACTTAGTGCTTCTGGAGATTTAGTTTTATTCACAGATGCAGACCTTTCAACCCCAATAGAAGAAATTGAAAAACTAAAAAAATCAATAGAAATTGGTTATGATATTTCAATTGGCTCAAGAGGGCTTAAAGAATCAAAAATAATAATTCCTCAACCTTGGCACAGAAGAATAATAGGGAAAATTTTCCCCTTACTTGTTCGCATCCTTGTTATTAATGATTTTAAGGATACACAATGTGGATTTAAGTTATTCAAAAAAGGTGTTGCAAAAAAGATATTTGAAGAATTGAAAACAGATGGGTTTGCGTTTGATGTCGAAGTTTTAGCAAAAGGGAAAAAATATGGTTATAAAATTGACGAAGTTCCTGTAGTATGGTATAATTCACCACGTTCTTCAGTGAAAATCTTTAAGGACTCTTTTAGAATGTTTATATCTCTTTTAAAAATTAAAAAAATAATAAATGAAAACTGA
- a CDS encoding glycosyltransferase, which produces MKTDLVSIIIHYGEIEYLRQCLIYIFQNTFYQNLEIIVVSNEKILEMEELCIPSNKVKIINSHKNLGYAGSINLGIKFSSGTILAILNNDVIVGNNWLNPLIQILKKDNVAGV; this is translated from the coding sequence ATGAAAACTGATTTAGTCAGTATTATTATTCACTATGGAGAAATTGAATATTTAAGACAATGCTTAATTTATATTTTTCAAAATACATTTTACCAGAATTTAGAAATAATAGTAGTAAGTAATGAAAAAATTTTGGAGATGGAAGAATTATGTATTCCTTCTAATAAGGTTAAGATTATAAATTCACATAAAAATCTTGGATATGCTGGAAGTATTAACTTGGGAATAAAATTTTCTTCGGGAACAATATTAGCCATTTTAAATAATGATGTAATAGTAGGAAATAATTGGTTGAACCCTTTAATTCAAATTTTAAAGAAAGATAATGTTGCTGGAGTATAG
- a CDS encoding glycosyltransferase family 2 protein: MFETLESDKGQYNNEKEVFWISGACMIIKKEVFEKVGPFDEIFFMYGEEIDWCWRANIMGYKFIFSPASIVYHIEIASVQKWPIHKKTFYLNRNHLILLVKNYSFKTLFMILPVKIVMEFISFFYYIVSKKFKSAFFVLKSLKWIIINYSLLIRKNSEVQKKRIISDRNLFKKIYISSIAFQYHILKKKSFLKL; the protein is encoded by the coding sequence ATTTTTGAAACATTAGAATCTGATAAAGGACAATATAATAACGAAAAAGAAGTATTCTGGATTTCAGGAGCATGCATGATAATAAAAAAAGAAGTTTTTGAAAAAGTAGGACCTTTTGATGAAATTTTTTTTATGTATGGGGAAGAAATAGATTGGTGCTGGAGAGCTAATATAATGGGATATAAATTTATTTTTTCTCCTGCTTCAATTGTCTATCATATTGAAATTGCTTCTGTACAGAAATGGCCAATACATAAAAAAACTTTTTATCTTAACAGAAATCACCTTATACTTTTGGTAAAAAATTATTCATTTAAAACTTTATTTATGATTTTACCTGTGAAAATAGTAATGGAATTTATTTCTTTTTTTTATTATATAGTTAGTAAAAAATTTAAAAGTGCCTTTTTTGTTTTAAAAAGTTTAAAATGGATAATAATAAATTACTCACTACTTATACGAAAAAATAGTGAGGTCCAGAAAAAAAGAATAATTTCTGATAGGAATTTATTTAAAAAAATATATATATCTTCAATTGCTTTTCAATACCATATTTTAAAGAAGAAATCTTTTTTAAAATTGTAA
- a CDS encoding class I SAM-dependent methyltransferase produces the protein MRKNEKINWGEFPEFYGPRDYFRNTLIIKKVKIFLKKGSNILDFGYGVGNLAIRLASLNYNVICYDVSELSIKFLEKRVKKLSIKIIKDKNLLFNSNKKIDGICCGEVLEHIEDDRSIINLFKNLLKNGGVCIITVPAKKTYWDRSDILAYHYRRYEKETFISLLSSYGFKIIDFYCFGPITLIWHKLIFLPIFRKNVLNRFSRKGSIKKILSFLFYFDFLFLTIDIWNYYLTVIRKYEKKT, from the coding sequence ATGAGAAAAAATGAGAAAATTAACTGGGGTGAATTCCCAGAATTTTATGGACCGAGGGATTATTTTAGAAATACTTTAATAATAAAAAAAGTAAAAATTTTTTTAAAAAAGGGAAGCAACATTTTAGATTTTGGTTATGGAGTTGGAAATTTAGCAATAAGATTGGCAAGTTTGAACTACAATGTTATTTGTTATGATGTTTCTGAACTTTCAATAAAATTTTTAGAAAAAAGAGTTAAAAAATTGTCTATAAAAATAATTAAAGACAAAAATCTGTTATTTAATTCAAATAAGAAAATAGATGGGATATGCTGTGGAGAAGTTTTAGAACATATAGAAGATGATAGGTCTATAATAAATCTTTTTAAAAATCTTCTTAAAAATGGGGGAGTTTGTATTATTACTGTTCCGGCAAAAAAAACATATTGGGATAGAAGTGATATATTGGCTTATCATTACAGGAGATATGAAAAAGAAACATTTATTTCTTTATTATCTTCATATGGATTTAAAATCATAGATTTTTATTGTTTTGGACCCATCACATTAATTTGGCATAAACTAATATTTCTTCCTATTTTTAGGAAAAATGTTCTTAATAGATTTTCAAGAAAGGGCTCCATAAAAAAAATTTTATCTTTTTTGTTTTATTTTGATTTTCTTTTTTTAACAATAGATATTTGGAATTATTATCTTACAGTAATAAGAAAATATGAAAAAAAAACATAA